A stretch of the Sulfurospirillum sp. UCH001 genome encodes the following:
- the rarD gene encoding EamA family transporter RarD, producing the protein MNNLSQEAQGYIYAVLAFVFWGLVPIYFKLISTVSATEILAHRIIWSVVLLFGMILISKQVGAFKLLIKDIHKIKYLVLSAFLVSLNWLVFIWAVGHNMIAESSLGYYINPLVNFALGIIIFKDRPSFWQKIAIALAFIAIFYQVITLGSVPIVSLLLAFSFAFYGLIRKHINLPSMTGLYIETLILFPVALLYFGYLVSTDHNAFVFPPNAISWLLILAGVITVVPLLWFNAAATRISLVHLGFFQYIGPTVSFLLAIFIYDEVLVPEKLTSFVLIWIALVIFSVDGYFKKRASKEV; encoded by the coding sequence ATGAATAATCTCTCACAAGAAGCACAGGGCTACATCTACGCTGTTTTAGCGTTTGTTTTTTGGGGCTTAGTGCCAATTTATTTTAAACTTATCTCTACCGTCTCTGCAACAGAGATCCTCGCGCACCGCATCATTTGGTCCGTAGTGCTGCTCTTTGGCATGATTTTGATTAGTAAGCAAGTGGGTGCTTTTAAACTGCTCATCAAAGATATTCACAAGATCAAATACCTCGTTCTTTCTGCCTTTTTAGTCTCACTCAACTGGCTTGTTTTTATTTGGGCAGTAGGACACAATATGATTGCAGAATCAAGTCTTGGCTACTATATCAATCCCCTAGTTAATTTTGCACTGGGTATTATCATTTTTAAAGACCGCCCCTCGTTTTGGCAAAAAATTGCGATCGCTTTAGCATTTATTGCTATTTTTTATCAAGTCATTACATTAGGCTCTGTGCCCATTGTTTCACTGCTTCTAGCCTTTAGTTTTGCTTTTTATGGGCTGATTCGCAAACACATCAATCTGCCATCGATGACAGGGCTTTACATTGAGACACTCATCCTCTTTCCTGTGGCGCTGCTCTATTTTGGCTACCTTGTAAGCACTGATCATAATGCCTTTGTGTTTCCACCCAATGCTATCTCGTGGCTTTTAATCCTTGCAGGTGTGATTACTGTTGTGCCCTTATTGTGGTTTAACGCCGCTGCAACACGCATTTCACTCGTACATTTAGGCTTTTTTCAATACATCGGTCCGACCGTTTCCTTTTTGTTAGCTATTTTTATTTATGATGAAGTGTTAGTTCCAGAAAAACTGACCAGCTTTGTGCTGATTTGGATTGCACTTGTTATTTTTAGTGTTGATGGTTACTTCAAAAAAAGAGCTTCAAAAGAGGTTTAA
- a CDS encoding response regulator transcription factor has translation MKILIVEDDAKIASFLKKGLEEEYFCVDLCDNGEDALYLAEINAYDIIILDIMLKGSHGDVVCGKLREKKVTTPIIMLSAKSTISDKVSLLNLGADDYLTKPFSFDELLARIHVQLRKSNAKESLLKVADLELNPLSKTVSREGEIIVLTAKEYALLEYLMRHKGAIIEESTLEEQLFSSDQSINSNIVNVYMYRLRTKIDKNFELKLIKTHRNLGYSINENVL, from the coding sequence ATGAAAATCTTAATCGTCGAAGATGACGCTAAAATCGCCTCTTTTCTCAAAAAAGGGCTTGAAGAGGAATATTTTTGTGTTGATCTATGCGACAATGGCGAAGATGCTCTCTACTTAGCTGAAATCAACGCTTATGATATTATCATTTTAGATATTATGCTCAAAGGCTCTCATGGCGACGTCGTCTGTGGTAAGCTTCGCGAAAAAAAAGTTACGACACCCATCATTATGCTGAGTGCAAAAAGCACGATCAGTGACAAAGTAAGCTTACTCAACCTTGGAGCCGATGATTACCTTACCAAACCATTCAGTTTTGATGAACTCTTAGCACGCATTCACGTACAACTGCGCAAAAGTAATGCTAAAGAGTCCTTACTCAAAGTGGCTGATTTGGAACTCAACCCTCTTTCTAAAACCGTCAGCCGTGAAGGCGAAATCATTGTACTAACCGCCAAAGAGTATGCCCTTTTAGAATACCTTATGCGCCATAAGGGTGCTATCATCGAAGAAAGCACGTTAGAAGAACAGCTCTTTAGCAGTGACCAAAGTATCAATAGCAATATTGTCAATGTCTATATGTATCGCTTACGCACTAAAATCGATAAAAATTTTGAGCTAAAGCTCATTAAAACTCACCGCAATTTAGGATATTCTATCAATGAAAACGTTCTTTAA
- a CDS encoding HAMP domain-containing sensor histidine kinase → MKTFFKSLKFRLLVALCIILFALFYGFGYIVVHTLETSYKASLEASLFTVLKDIKHDFAEDPDKELALDETQDEFDIPVLFSQVVAYDSMSNIPNIIKRSSDLKDQSLPIEPIIVQQIFDNPNEIVFTIRRDPNNPEHKIYMGTIFLAQKEFQMLFLQCALPYDKHTPQIQDIKETLWAGLLTLLFIILGLAYMLISKSLANVLHVTNVAKTLYGETKHSIIPKSHIAYEIDDLIETFNTLLGELQHAYAQVQQFGQNASHELKTPLTIIKGEIDVGLRKERTPKEYVQILEKVGKEVSTLHEIIEKILFLSSTTKNDLKKHFHELYMDEVLLEAIEEKRSLAEQKHIKLTIETLEPQNLRGNASLLKIAIANLIDNAIKYSPHDSTVHISLMAHELSICDEGIGMSADEIEHIFEQFYRTKQSQESTKGSGLGLAIVKNILDLHDVAINVKSTKEKGTCVKILF, encoded by the coding sequence ATGAAAACGTTCTTTAAAAGCCTTAAGTTTCGCCTTTTAGTGGCTCTTTGTATTATTTTATTTGCCCTTTTTTACGGTTTTGGTTACATTGTAGTGCATACCTTAGAAACCTCCTACAAAGCGAGCCTTGAAGCCTCTTTATTTACCGTATTAAAAGATATTAAGCACGATTTTGCGGAAGATCCTGATAAAGAGTTGGCACTGGATGAAACACAAGATGAGTTTGATATTCCTGTTCTCTTTTCACAAGTTGTTGCATACGACAGTATGTCCAATATCCCCAATATCATCAAACGCTCCAGTGATCTTAAAGATCAGAGTCTTCCCATTGAACCTATCATCGTTCAACAAATTTTTGACAACCCTAATGAAATTGTGTTTACTATAAGAAGAGACCCTAACAATCCAGAGCATAAGATCTATATGGGAACCATATTTCTAGCCCAAAAAGAGTTTCAAATGCTCTTTTTACAATGTGCCCTACCGTACGATAAACACACACCACAAATTCAAGATATAAAAGAAACCTTATGGGCCGGGCTTTTGACTCTTCTTTTCATTATACTTGGTTTAGCCTATATGCTGATTTCAAAATCACTCGCCAATGTTTTACATGTAACCAATGTGGCTAAAACACTTTATGGTGAAACAAAACACTCCATCATCCCAAAATCACATATCGCCTATGAAATCGATGATCTGATTGAAACATTTAACACACTGCTTGGAGAACTCCAACACGCTTATGCGCAGGTGCAACAATTTGGACAAAATGCTTCCCATGAACTCAAAACACCTCTTACGATCATCAAGGGAGAAATTGACGTAGGATTACGCAAAGAACGCACCCCAAAAGAGTATGTGCAGATTTTAGAAAAAGTCGGCAAAGAAGTGAGCACTTTACATGAAATAATCGAAAAAATTCTCTTTTTATCGAGCACTACAAAGAACGATCTAAAAAAACATTTTCATGAACTCTATATGGATGAAGTCCTTTTAGAAGCTATCGAAGAGAAGCGCTCTTTAGCAGAACAAAAGCATATTAAACTCACAATTGAAACACTAGAGCCACAAAATCTCAGAGGCAACGCATCTCTTCTAAAAATAGCCATTGCCAATCTCATTGACAATGCAATTAAATACTCACCCCATGATTCGACTGTACACATTTCACTCATGGCACATGAACTTTCTATCTGTGATGAAGGCATAGGCATGAGCGCAGATGAGATCGAACATATCTTTGAACAATTTTACCGAACAAAACAGAGCCAAGAGAGCACAAAAGGCAGTGGTTTAGGGCTTGCCATTGTAAAAAACATTCTTGACTTACATGATGTCGCCATTAACGTAAAGAGTACAAAAGAGAAAGGGACATGCGTTAAAATTTTATTTTAA
- a CDS encoding phosphoethanolamine transferase, whose product MLLSLVRSQSQRTIIWIALGIVLLCNMTFFSKLFYYSMSEHNYFLAFSSPFILLLLCICILNFLLLITYKTLFKIMLVFLIFSGALSGYFMDTFGTIIDTNMYTNAMQTDSAEVLDLLTPKLFLYIGCAALLSFWLLFKKPISFSSYGREVVQKAFVAVFSLALIAGLYMSISKSYSSFFRNHHELKMYLNPYYPIASFAKFAYAKIQPKPEFMAIATDATRTSSEKKKLVVFILGETARAQNFSLSGYEVQTNPLLSNRNDIVFLKNFASCGTATAVSVPCMFSKFGRTNWSEEKESYENVVDVLAKTGVRIIWRDNNSGGDKAIAKRMNDVVKYGGSGFDDVLLSDFQANLDKSYEDTFVVLHQEGSHGPTYFKRYPDSFKKFSPTCDTQELDKCSHEQIVNTYNNTILYTDYIINQTINLLKANEDKYETTLIYISDHGESLGENGVYLHGLPYMIAPEAQKHVPAIFYFGTKLKAERERLSLKASERFSHDNLFHTLLGRFAVNTTEYKPELDILR is encoded by the coding sequence ATGCTCTTGTCTCTTGTCAGATCTCAAAGCCAAAGAACTATCATTTGGATCGCTCTTGGTATTGTATTATTATGTAATATGACATTTTTTTCAAAACTTTTTTACTATTCTATGAGCGAACATAACTATTTTTTAGCATTCTCATCTCCTTTTATTTTGCTACTTCTTTGTATCTGTATTTTAAATTTTCTCTTACTAATTACGTATAAAACCCTCTTCAAAATAATGCTCGTTTTTTTGATCTTTTCAGGTGCCCTCAGTGGCTATTTCATGGATACTTTTGGCACAATCATCGATACCAATATGTACACCAATGCGATGCAAACCGATAGTGCAGAAGTGCTTGATCTTCTTACACCTAAACTCTTCCTCTATATAGGATGTGCTGCACTGCTCTCTTTTTGGCTACTCTTTAAAAAACCTATCTCATTTTCAAGCTATGGCAGAGAAGTTGTTCAAAAAGCGTTTGTTGCTGTTTTTTCACTTGCCTTGATTGCTGGTCTTTACATGAGTATTAGTAAATCGTATAGCTCATTTTTCAGAAATCATCACGAACTTAAAATGTACCTCAATCCCTATTATCCTATCGCTTCTTTTGCGAAATTCGCTTATGCTAAGATACAGCCAAAGCCTGAATTTATGGCTATTGCTACAGATGCAACTCGAACAAGTAGCGAAAAGAAAAAACTGGTCGTATTTATTTTAGGGGAGACAGCACGTGCTCAAAATTTTTCACTCTCTGGGTATGAGGTTCAAACCAACCCACTTTTATCGAACCGAAATGACATCGTTTTTTTAAAGAACTTTGCCTCATGCGGTACAGCAACTGCTGTTTCTGTGCCATGTATGTTCTCAAAATTTGGAAGAACAAACTGGTCTGAGGAGAAAGAGTCCTACGAGAATGTTGTCGATGTTTTAGCTAAAACAGGGGTACGCATTATTTGGAGAGACAATAACTCAGGAGGCGATAAAGCCATTGCAAAACGTATGAATGATGTCGTAAAATACGGTGGCTCAGGATTTGATGATGTCCTTCTGAGTGATTTTCAAGCTAACCTTGATAAATCGTATGAAGACACTTTTGTGGTTTTACATCAAGAAGGAAGTCATGGACCTACTTACTTTAAACGCTATCCAGATAGCTTTAAAAAGTTTTCGCCTACATGCGATACACAAGAGTTAGATAAATGCAGTCATGAACAAATCGTCAATACCTATAACAACACCATCCTCTACACGGATTACATTATCAACCAAACGATTAACTTACTCAAAGCCAATGAAGACAAATATGAAACAACACTGATTTACATTTCGGACCATGGCGAATCATTAGGGGAAAATGGCGTTTATTTGCACGGACTTCCTTACATGATAGCACCTGAAGCACAAAAACATGTCCCTGCCATTTTTTATTTTGGCACGAAATTAAAAGCAGAGCGTGAACGTTTATCGCTAAAAGCTAGTGAGCGTTTTTCTCACGACAATCTCTTTCATACGCTCCTAGGGCGTTTTGCCGTAAACACGACAGAATACAAACCAGAGCTGGATATTCTTCGTTAG
- a CDS encoding DNA-deoxyinosine glycosylase, producing MNHPFEPIYDANSNVLILGTFPSVKSREHHFYYGHPQNRFWKVMSTLTHTKLPQSIEAKKAMLLSHGIAIWDVIQSCDIVGSSDSSITNVIPMDFSRILAQSQVKRIFANGATAAKLYQKYCEQSTGIPIIKLPSTSPANAAFSLEKLLNEWSMITV from the coding sequence ATGAATCACCCTTTTGAACCTATCTACGACGCAAATTCAAACGTGCTTATTTTAGGCACGTTTCCTTCTGTAAAATCACGTGAACACCACTTTTACTATGGGCATCCACAAAACCGTTTTTGGAAGGTCATGTCTACACTGACACACACAAAGCTTCCACAAAGTATTGAAGCTAAAAAAGCAATGCTTCTTTCTCATGGTATTGCCATTTGGGATGTGATACAAAGCTGCGACATCGTAGGCTCAAGCGATAGCAGCATTACAAATGTTATACCCATGGACTTTTCACGTATTCTAGCCCAAAGCCAAGTCAAGCGCATCTTTGCCAATGGTGCGACGGCTGCAAAGCTTTATCAAAAATATTGTGAACAAAGCACAGGTATCCCCATCATCAAACTTCCTTCCACAAGCCCTGCCAATGCTGCTTTTTCCCTTGAAAAGCTTCTTAATGAATGGAGCATGATAACCGTCTAA
- a CDS encoding EAL domain-containing protein translates to MISKLIQDNSICIYFQSIVSIRSAKVIGVEALMRAHDENNEPLSPIFVFDQAKKENLSFELDKFVRIKALESFKPLLDANKELLLFLNFESHLLDSKISFHDFAFGALANDLGIPPSRIVIEIKEYQIEDSERLKQFCDFYKERGFLIALDDFGAGNANFDRISTVRPHIVKVDRSIVFNVHQNFIHKEILKSIANMCFNIGALVLAEGVEDEEEILRSLKLDIDLFQGFWFARPSGVVYDKNLLNDKIAYIGAKHTHNVRASMQHKEFLIESAKAYTHTIIEAIKTTHKTDLFDFLREFDIIEAIYCIDANTGIQEGDTFISTDTNEFFQPARHGDNHALKEYFYITKESKRGNYLSQKYISRASGRMCRTFAQKFTLEGCEKILCLDLKVQTL, encoded by the coding sequence GTGATCTCTAAACTTATCCAAGATAACAGCATTTGCATCTATTTTCAATCTATAGTCTCTATACGCAGTGCCAAAGTTATTGGTGTTGAAGCTCTTATGCGAGCGCATGATGAAAACAATGAACCTCTATCCCCCATTTTCGTTTTCGACCAAGCTAAAAAAGAGAATCTCTCTTTTGAACTGGACAAATTTGTGCGCATCAAAGCACTAGAGAGCTTTAAACCGCTTCTTGATGCGAACAAAGAACTTTTACTCTTTCTCAATTTTGAATCACACCTACTCGATAGCAAAATCAGTTTTCATGACTTTGCATTTGGTGCTCTTGCAAATGACTTGGGTATTCCTCCTTCACGTATTGTCATTGAGATAAAAGAGTATCAGATTGAGGACAGTGAACGCCTCAAACAGTTTTGTGATTTCTATAAAGAGAGAGGTTTTCTCATAGCTCTTGATGATTTTGGCGCGGGTAATGCCAATTTTGATCGTATCTCAACGGTACGTCCGCACATCGTTAAAGTGGATCGCTCCATTGTGTTTAATGTTCATCAAAATTTCATTCACAAAGAAATTTTAAAGTCCATTGCCAATATGTGCTTTAACATCGGGGCACTTGTCCTTGCTGAAGGAGTAGAAGATGAGGAAGAGATCCTACGCTCTTTAAAACTTGATATCGATCTTTTTCAAGGATTTTGGTTTGCAAGACCCAGTGGAGTCGTCTATGATAAAAACCTTTTAAACGATAAAATTGCCTACATTGGGGCGAAACATACGCACAATGTCAGAGCGTCTATGCAACATAAAGAGTTTCTTATTGAAAGTGCAAAAGCATATACACATACGATCATTGAGGCGATTAAAACAACCCATAAAACAGATTTATTTGATTTTCTAAGAGAATTTGACATCATTGAAGCTATCTACTGCATTGACGCTAACACAGGCATACAAGAAGGAGATACCTTCATTAGTACTGATACAAATGAATTTTTTCAACCTGCACGTCATGGTGACAACCACGCACTCAAAGAGTACTTTTACATCACCAAGGAGTCCAAAAGAGGCAACTATCTGAGTCAAAAGTACATTTCACGAGCTTCTGGGCGTATGTGCCGAACCTTTGCTCAAAAGTTTACGCTAGAAGGGTGCGAGAAGATTTTATGCTTAGACTTAAAAGTCCAAACGCTTTAA
- a CDS encoding PAS domain-containing sensor histidine kinase, whose product MSYNFLECFYTSMREGLYAFDENGKITHFNPSAQKLLGYSEEELIGKIGHFVFHAHNGNQGLLQCSLYKAFLQGKPYEGEEVFLTKDGKWITVQVRANPLCEEGMKQGYVVFFWEISKKDSLATDEEALSAQNNPFFEESDLEESEAFYEQIFETANLGIALLDKEGRFVALNPAYSKMYGYSEAELIGKHFNLLVPEMMHEIMQAHHENFLKHEAIAYHGEMESLCKGGKHIFVYATEGLLEHIIGGPYKIMTVFDITLMVEARRVQKEQEAMLVQQNKLAAMGEMIGHIAHQWRQPLNVMNLTTLDLKFKQELGTLSDEKLKSALGVIESLSEQMNNTINDFMNFYKPNKEKKAFCLYETVLYATTIVNVQLQNFGISLAFNIDPALHVHGLANELQQVILNLLNNAKDAFTNKPIEPKQICLVAWESDESICLCVEDNAGGIEEGLLERIFEPYFTTKGKMQGSGIGLYICSMIMKESFGGRIKVENITHEGATMGARFILEFPCC is encoded by the coding sequence ATGTCATATAATTTTTTAGAGTGCTTTTACACCTCCATGCGAGAAGGACTCTATGCCTTTGATGAAAATGGCAAAATTACCCATTTTAACCCTTCTGCTCAAAAGCTTTTGGGTTATAGCGAGGAAGAGCTTATAGGGAAAATTGGGCATTTCGTTTTTCATGCACACAATGGCAATCAAGGGTTGCTTCAATGCTCGCTTTATAAAGCTTTTTTACAAGGGAAACCGTATGAAGGCGAAGAGGTTTTTTTAACCAAAGACGGCAAATGGATCACTGTGCAAGTAAGAGCGAATCCTTTATGCGAAGAGGGCATGAAGCAAGGATATGTTGTCTTTTTTTGGGAAATATCGAAAAAGGACTCGTTGGCTACGGATGAAGAAGCATTATCTGCGCAAAATAATCCTTTTTTTGAAGAGAGTGATTTGGAAGAGAGTGAAGCTTTTTATGAACAGATCTTTGAAACTGCCAATTTAGGCATTGCTCTTTTAGATAAAGAGGGGCGTTTTGTAGCGCTCAACCCTGCATACAGTAAAATGTATGGATATTCCGAAGCAGAACTTATCGGTAAACATTTTAATTTGCTTGTTCCTGAGATGATGCATGAGATTATGCAAGCCCATCATGAGAATTTTTTAAAGCATGAAGCGATTGCGTATCATGGAGAGATGGAGTCCTTATGCAAAGGGGGTAAGCACATTTTTGTTTATGCAACAGAAGGACTTTTAGAACATATCATCGGGGGTCCTTATAAAATTATGACCGTTTTTGATATTACGTTGATGGTGGAAGCAAGACGTGTGCAAAAAGAACAAGAAGCGATGTTGGTTCAGCAAAATAAACTCGCAGCCATGGGTGAAATGATAGGGCATATCGCGCATCAGTGGCGCCAACCGCTTAATGTGATGAATCTTACAACGTTGGATTTGAAATTTAAACAAGAGCTTGGAACACTCAGTGATGAGAAGCTCAAAAGTGCTTTGGGTGTCATTGAGTCTTTGAGTGAACAGATGAATAATACCATCAACGATTTTATGAATTTTTATAAACCCAATAAAGAGAAAAAAGCGTTTTGTTTATACGAAACAGTGTTGTACGCTACCACTATAGTCAATGTTCAGTTACAAAATTTTGGTATATCGCTTGCCTTCAATATAGACCCAGCATTACACGTGCACGGTTTAGCCAATGAATTACAACAAGTCATTCTCAATCTTCTCAATAACGCCAAAGATGCTTTTACCAATAAACCGATTGAGCCTAAGCAAATTTGTCTTGTGGCGTGGGAGAGTGACGAGAGTATTTGCCTTTGTGTAGAAGACAATGCTGGAGGCATTGAAGAGGGGCTGTTGGAGCGTATTTTTGAACCATACTTCACCACTAAAGGAAAGATGCAAGGTAGTGGAATAGGGCTTTATATCTGTTCGATGATTATGAAAGAGAGCTTTGGCGGCAGAATCAAAGTAGAAAACATAACCCATGAGGGCGCTACTATGGGGGCGAGGTTTATACTAGAATTTCCTTGCTGTTAA
- a CDS encoding PAS domain-containing sensor histidine kinase, whose product MKDLHSKIKDLEQEIDVLKSQNRRILECAILEKKELEQLAKKAKLYFNNSDLAYVILDAHQHIVDVNETFSHLFGYSNEEIVGSHVSKLFTTSKRYEKWWKEHLNAGAYESISNLEYRLRKKSRHSFWAELFGKKFEDDGARLSIWSVRDISLRVKSRNTIAKLNLKYQKQLRDIEAILDIIPVPVFIKDRHFRYIGCSRAFCSFLNRSKEQILGKTVFDLFPLELANIYHAKDLEMHESSFQVYKITIDKHHNEQEITLEIQKKRMIRNGVFDGFVGVFIDMTETEKQENYLQSRIREELDKNLKIQAIYQEEMIRNAKFSAIGQMAAGITHEINTPLTYVKGNFEMLVEDIMAVLPDSPRKNLMLKDTRSIQDGIERIESIIQTMREASQKSREQKEYVNLYELLLSSLALSYNRSKQIVTITINDKPFDLNLPKEEYSFMGCVQKQRIEQVWVIILNNALDELIKIEAFEKRYLSVKIFREDEAIVVRFKDNAGGIDEKILPRIFEPFESTKESSGIGIGLNIAQQIVLQNNGTISTYNEDEGAVFEVRLPVAKEPCHVI is encoded by the coding sequence ATGAAAGATTTGCACTCAAAGATCAAAGATCTTGAGCAAGAGATTGATGTTCTAAAAAGTCAAAATAGACGTATTTTAGAGTGCGCTATTCTTGAAAAAAAAGAGTTAGAACAGCTTGCAAAAAAGGCAAAACTCTATTTTAATAACTCTGATTTAGCGTATGTCATTCTCGATGCACATCAACACATTGTCGATGTCAATGAGACATTTTCACATCTTTTTGGCTATAGCAACGAAGAGATAGTTGGTTCACACGTGAGTAAGCTTTTTACAACCTCTAAGCGCTATGAAAAATGGTGGAAAGAGCATTTGAATGCAGGTGCATATGAGAGTATCAGTAACTTGGAGTATCGCCTTCGTAAAAAGAGTCGCCACAGTTTTTGGGCAGAGTTGTTTGGAAAAAAATTTGAAGACGATGGGGCACGTTTGAGCATTTGGAGTGTTCGCGACATCTCACTTCGTGTCAAATCTCGCAATACCATTGCTAAACTCAACTTAAAGTATCAAAAACAGCTTCGTGATATTGAAGCGATTTTAGACATCATCCCTGTTCCTGTGTTTATTAAAGATCGTCATTTCCGTTACATCGGATGTAGCCGTGCTTTTTGTAGTTTTCTAAATCGAAGCAAAGAGCAAATTTTAGGCAAAACGGTTTTTGATCTCTTCCCTTTGGAACTTGCTAACATCTACCATGCTAAAGACCTAGAGATGCATGAAAGTAGTTTTCAAGTCTATAAAATTACGATAGACAAGCATCATAATGAACAAGAAATTACGCTCGAAATACAAAAAAAACGTATGATACGTAATGGGGTTTTTGATGGCTTTGTTGGTGTCTTTATCGATATGACTGAAACAGAAAAGCAAGAAAATTATCTTCAAAGTCGCATTCGAGAAGAGCTCGATAAAAACCTCAAAATCCAAGCGATTTATCAAGAAGAGATGATTCGCAATGCAAAATTTAGCGCTATTGGTCAGATGGCTGCTGGTATTACACATGAGATTAATACACCGCTGACGTATGTGAAAGGCAATTTTGAAATGCTGGTGGAAGACATTATGGCCGTTTTACCAGATTCACCACGCAAAAACTTGATGCTGAAAGATACGCGCTCTATCCAAGATGGCATTGAGCGCATTGAGAGTATTATTCAGACGATGCGTGAAGCGTCACAAAAAAGCCGTGAGCAAAAAGAGTATGTCAACCTTTATGAGCTTCTACTCTCCTCTTTAGCGCTTTCCTATAATCGCTCAAAGCAAATTGTCACCATTACCATCAACGATAAGCCATTTGATCTTAATCTTCCTAAAGAAGAGTATTCGTTTATGGGATGTGTTCAAAAGCAGCGTATTGAGCAGGTATGGGTCATCATCTTGAACAATGCGTTGGATGAACTTATTAAAATTGAAGCGTTTGAAAAAAGATATCTCTCAGTAAAAATTTTTCGAGAAGATGAGGCGATTGTTGTACGTTTTAAAGATAATGCAGGGGGGATTGATGAAAAGATTTTACCACGCATTTTTGAACCATTTGAAAGTACCAAGGAGAGCTCAGGCATTGGCATAGGGCTTAATATCGCGCAACAAATCGTACTGCAAAACAATGGAACCATAAGCACATACAACGAAGATGAGGGTGCTGTTTTTGAAGTACGCTTGCCTGTGGCAAAGGAGCCATGCCATGTCATATAA
- a CDS encoding response regulator — MNKKIKVAVIDDEQEILDMIEKYLSRTSSFEVTTFSNPHNAISRIDKSYDVILLDIMMPQMGGLDVLKTLHEKVPELKIIMMTAYSTLDKVLKSHREGATHYIMKPFSSMKALEEKIYELVK, encoded by the coding sequence ATGAACAAGAAGATTAAAGTTGCTGTGATTGATGATGAGCAAGAGATCTTAGATATGATCGAAAAGTATCTCAGTCGTACTTCAAGTTTTGAAGTAACCACCTTTTCAAACCCACACAATGCCATTTCCCGCATTGATAAAAGTTATGATGTCATTCTTTTAGACATTATGATGCCTCAAATGGGTGGACTGGATGTGCTTAAAACGTTGCATGAAAAAGTACCAGAGCTAAAAATCATTATGATGACAGCGTACTCAACACTCGATAAGGTACTCAAATCGCATCGTGAAGGGGCAACACACTACATCATGAAACCTTTTTCTTCCATGAAGGCGCTAGAAGAGAAGATTTACGAATTGGTCAAATAG
- a CDS encoding CZB domain-containing protein has product MFEVSHLSDKIFASLAKIDHVIYKNNVYALLFGEHNEFKATTHHECRLGNWYERGIGKEEFSKTTSYGKLESPHAKVHEVANRLAKECGDEKAICSKAEIEAMVREIENASAGVFETLDAMVDEKTKLLMLEAKEHLFDKQVRV; this is encoded by the coding sequence ATGTTTGAAGTAAGTCACCTAAGCGATAAAATCTTCGCATCTTTAGCCAAAATTGACCATGTCATTTATAAAAATAATGTGTATGCACTTCTCTTTGGCGAACATAATGAATTTAAAGCAACGACGCATCACGAGTGCCGTTTAGGCAATTGGTATGAAAGAGGTATTGGAAAAGAGGAGTTTAGTAAAACCACGTCGTATGGAAAACTTGAAAGCCCACATGCGAAAGTCCATGAGGTCGCTAACCGCCTAGCTAAAGAGTGCGGTGATGAAAAAGCGATCTGTTCTAAAGCCGAGATTGAAGCAATGGTAAGAGAGATTGAAAATGCCAGTGCAGGTGTTTTTGAAACATTGGATGCGATGGTTGATGAGAAAACGAAACTACTGATGCTTGAAGCGAAAGAGCATCTTTTTGATAAACAAGTGAGGGTATAA